One genomic region from Bacillus rossius redtenbacheri isolate Brsri chromosome 6, Brsri_v3, whole genome shotgun sequence encodes:
- the LOC134533430 gene encoding uncharacterized protein LOC134533430: protein MLGTTAVDEKTHDRYVHQINAAVHAVPASVSFCRKGKEGDVDKKGKDEKERLLPFVWPGVSKLHSTPGDFYGTFFTEPLKALDPVPRGKPPRVRELPNVRVNPAKKGGPGYVDITISKYPQYKVPGAARKGKGKKEKGKKDDARLPVLIPAIRAPRLFTENPYRSVKEPKVPVYVKPVKGKTKTQVIKRILEQREEGKGTTGEKAAVESAPKFLPAGPAKEGVFFTKLTYALPPPMVVDMKARLEKLKEAPSPPVFYPTRGTKPYPQSSVVSYNIDRSVNASNWLGFKPIVYP, encoded by the exons ATGTTAGGCACCACTGCAGTGGATGAGAAGACACATGATCGCTACGTG CATCAAATCAACGCAGCAGTGCACGCTGTACCAGCTAGTGTTTCTTTTTGCAGGAAGGGGAAGGAGGGAGATGTGGATAAGAAGGGCAAGGATGAGAAGGAGAGACTGTTGCCATTCGTTTGGCCGGGAGTCTCGAAGCTGCACTCCACGCCGGGCGACTTCTATGGGACTTTCTTCACCGAGCCGCTGAAGG CTTTGGACCCAGTGCCGCGTGGCAAGCCCCCGCGAGTGCGGGAGCTGCCCAACGTCAGGGTCAATCCCGCGAAGAAAGGAGGGCCCGGATACGTGGACATCACCATTTCCAAGTATCCACAGTACAA AGTGCCGGGAGCGGCAAGGAAAGGAAAGGGCAAGAAGGAAAAGGGCAAGAAGGACGATGCACGTCTGCCTGTCTTGATCCCGGCCATCAGGGCTCCCAGACTCTTCACCGAGAATCCCTACAGATCGGTCAAAGAGCCCAAGGTGCCAGTGTACGTGAAGCCCGTGAAGGGCAAGACCAAGACGCAGGTTATAAAACGAATCCTGGAACAGAGAGAAGAAGGGAAGGGAACGACTGGTGAAAAAGCAGCAGTGGAGTCCGCACCCAAGTTCCTCCCAGCGGGACCCGCAAAGGAG GGGGTGTTCTTCACGAAGCTGACGTACGCCCTGCCGCCCCCGATGGTGGTGGACATGAAGGCGAGGCTGGAGAAGCTGAAGGAGGCGCCCTCGCCACCGGTGTTCTACCCCACGCGCGGCACCAAGCCCTACCCCCAGAGCTCCGTCGTCAGCTACAACATCGATCGCTCCGTCAACGCCTCCAACTGGCTGGGCTTCAAGCCCATCGTGTACCCCTGA